A single Myxococcales bacterium DNA region contains:
- a CDS encoding mandelate racemase/muconate lactonizing enzyme family protein, translating to MSRIERIELYHVSVPLRTPFYPSWIPGYPQTHNRFTLLRLTTDDGLVGIAAGNAFSREREGLGDLLGGFLLGLEARDLVNVRRRLRESSYLGWRNYWIEAAFFDLIGQLERKPVYRLLQETETPVPRVRVYASSGELRPFGRRKPYLDEIRRMGFQALKIRVKDPAMKDDIGILAQVRKELGDGFRIGVDANQGWPVSLVEPTPIWSREYALNFGRACDDLGITWIEEPLDMHDWDGMAEFRRQVKTPISGAELLGDWHELRALFERECLDIYQPDATFCGGLTVAKQVMAECRKRRLGYSPHTWTNGIGLLINLHAFAAWENRDYLEYPFEPPGWVPEFRDGIIPPVTVNADGTIDVPQEPGLGIHIDEARLRRFGRRFHVVTPLRLAVKTIREKGLKTALDLKKKKGI from the coding sequence GTGAGTCGCATCGAGCGCATCGAATTGTACCACGTCAGCGTACCGCTCCGGACGCCATTCTATCCGTCCTGGATCCCCGGTTATCCGCAAACCCACAACCGCTTCACGCTGCTGCGGCTCACCACCGACGACGGCCTCGTCGGCATCGCGGCGGGCAACGCCTTCAGTCGCGAGCGCGAGGGGCTGGGCGATCTGCTCGGCGGCTTTCTGCTCGGCCTGGAGGCGCGCGACCTGGTCAATGTGCGCCGTCGCCTGCGCGAATCGTCCTACCTCGGTTGGCGGAATTACTGGATCGAGGCGGCGTTCTTCGACCTGATCGGCCAACTCGAACGCAAGCCCGTTTACCGGCTGTTGCAGGAGACGGAAACGCCGGTGCCGCGCGTGCGCGTTTACGCGTCCTCGGGCGAGTTGCGCCCGTTCGGTCGCCGGAAGCCCTACCTGGACGAAATCCGCCGGATGGGTTTTCAGGCGCTGAAAATCCGCGTGAAGGACCCCGCGATGAAGGACGACATCGGCATCCTGGCGCAGGTTCGCAAGGAACTGGGCGACGGATTCCGCATCGGGGTCGACGCCAACCAGGGTTGGCCCGTGTCGCTCGTCGAGCCGACGCCGATCTGGAGCCGGGAATACGCCCTGAACTTCGGCCGCGCCTGCGACGACCTGGGCATCACCTGGATCGAGGAACCGCTGGACATGCACGATTGGGACGGCATGGCCGAGTTTCGCCGGCAGGTGAAAACGCCCATCTCCGGCGCGGAACTGCTCGGCGACTGGCACGAACTGCGCGCCCTGTTCGAGCGCGAATGCCTCGACATCTATCAGCCCGACGCGACGTTCTGCGGCGGCCTGACCGTCGCCAAGCAGGTCATGGCGGAATGCCGGAAGCGCCGGCTCGGCTACTCGCCGCACACCTGGACCAACGGCATCGGCCTGCTGATCAACCTGCACGCCTTCGCCGCGTGGGAAAATCGCGACTACCTCGAATATCCGTTCGAGCCGCCGGGCTGGGTGCCGGAATTCCGCGATGGCATCATTCCGCCGGTGACGGTCAACGCCGACGGCACGATCGACGTTCCGCAGGAGCCCGGCTTGGGCATTCACATCGACGAAGCCCGCCTCCGGCGGTTCGGCCGGCGTTTCCACGTTGTGACGCCGCTGCGCCTCGCGGTGAAAACCATCCGCGAAAAAGGGCTGAAAACCGCGCTCGACCTGAAAAAGAAGAAAGGCATTTAA
- a CDS encoding NAD(P)H-binding protein, which yields MKLVVFGATGASGLLLVEKALAAGHEVNAYVRHPAKLQIRSAKLQVAVGELSDASAIATVVAGAGAVISLLGPKGQFSGTPIADGMRRIVAAMEKHGVKRLIATVPPSVVDPGDRFRFSFWLEEKVFKAVAGNVHHEISETAKVIMTSSLDWILVRLPLLTNRPAKRPAVAGFIGNPRIKLLWLSREALADFLLAQLEETEWLYKAPAISNG from the coding sequence ATGAAGCTCGTCGTTTTCGGCGCCACGGGAGCTTCCGGCCTGCTCCTCGTGGAAAAAGCGTTGGCCGCCGGTCATGAAGTCAACGCCTACGTCCGCCATCCCGCCAAACTCCAAATCCGGTCGGCAAAGCTTCAGGTCGCGGTCGGCGAATTGAGCGACGCGTCGGCGATCGCTACGGTCGTAGCCGGAGCCGGCGCGGTCATCAGCCTGCTTGGGCCCAAGGGCCAATTCAGCGGCACGCCGATCGCGGACGGCATGCGGCGCATCGTGGCGGCGATGGAAAAACACGGTGTCAAACGGTTGATCGCGACCGTGCCGCCGAGCGTGGTGGACCCCGGGGATCGCTTTCGCTTTTCGTTCTGGTTGGAGGAAAAGGTTTTCAAAGCCGTCGCCGGCAATGTCCACCATGAGATCAGCGAAACCGCCAAGGTCATCATGACCAGTTCGCTGGACTGGATCCTCGTCCGCTTGCCCCTACTGACGAATCGGCCGGCAAAACGGCCGGCGGTGGCCGGCTTCATCGGCAATCCGCGGATCAAACTCCTCTGGCTCTCACGCGAGGCGCTGGCGGATTTTCTACTCGCGCAGCTCGAAGAAACCGAATGGCTTTACAAGGCGCCGGCGATCAGCAACGGGTAA